The following DNA comes from Hypanus sabinus isolate sHypSab1 unplaced genomic scaffold, sHypSab1.hap1 scaffold_1749, whole genome shotgun sequence.
CACTGAGATCAGGCTTactggcttatagtttcctcGTTTGTGCAAAAGGCAGGGAAATGGAAAGGCAGCAGATGTGATAAAACGTCCAAATACCAGCCGCTGAGTTCCGTCCTTAATGCGAGAAGCAATTCTCGCTTCTCGATATGTTCTATTCTTCCATACTTACATTTTATGTTTAGATTTTAAACGTTTTTAAATTCCAGAATAATTGTTACATCACGGCACAATACTTTTTAAGAGTAATAATAATTCCAGAATCATCTTTCGAAACGACAACCTGGTGATGTTTATAATTTCTAATATACTGAtatattttccatgtttctgttcGATAGGCCACTTGCAGTTACGTCTCTCCGGAAGTGAAGATTCATGTGCTGGTCAGCTAGAGGTTTATTACCGTGGATCTTGGGGCGTGGTTTGTGATGACTCCTGGGATCTGGTTGACGCTAACGTGGTCTGCAGACAACTGGGTTGTGGACATTCTTTGGAGGATAAAACTCACGATTACTGCGGAAGACGCTCTCTCCCAGTTTTGTTAGATGAAGTGAGATGCTCGGGTAACGAAACATTTCTCTGGGAATGTCCATCAGCACCATGGCGCGAACATGACTGCAGTCAAAAAGAAGCTCTGACATTAACATGCTCTGGTAAAGAAAATTTCAATttgttaaaatttatttttattgtttttgcaGCACGCAGCGACTACGgagatgtaataaataaataaagcaggaAAGGACGCCATTGGGCCAGGATGAACTGTCAAAATGTTGACAATGCGTGAGAGCACACCTACGCAGAAACAATCAACTTATTCCCTACGTATCTGGAATGGTCATATTTCCCATGGCTAATGTCAGAACGTTAATCACCCTGAGTTCAGTATTGATTCTGCCTAATAACTCTTCTGCCCTCGCTCCAGTGTTTACCCGTTTTCTTTACACAAACTAGGCAAGTAAAGAATCACCAGTCTATGCATAGATGCAGTTTGATGGTCGACAGATTATTCACCAACTCTTTACACTACTCAAGgagctgtgtaaaaaaaaagcaccGTGAGTCGTTCTTACAAAGGATAGATTCAAATGTTGAATCCAGATGTTGATTCAAATTCCTTCGACCCATAGAAAAGTGCGCCTGACTAAAATATGCAAGCGATTCTTAAATTTCCGATCTCCTGAGGAAATTCAATTACTTAGACATGCAGTAGTAAGTGGCTGTGAACATACAAGTAAGCAGAGCCAGCTGGTGACGAGAAGTAACATAGCAATCCAAACCAGGAGAGACGGAATAATACAATTTATCAAACTGGAAGATGCAAATTCCAcgtaataaaataaaaaaaaacaactaattgAATTCAAAAACATGccgttgttgttttttttttcaatttccacTGCTTCTTTCCCCCCATGTTTCTTTACCTCTGCTTCTCACTTATTAAAGCAATTGGTAAagaaaatctgaagtaaaagTACCTCACGAAACAAAATCAACTAGAGGAGCCAACGTGAGAAATTTGATACTGAGACTGGAAGGTTGTAATGTGTCCAGAGAAGACAAATTTTCTATTGAGTTTTAATGTAGCAGAGAAGAATAAACGGAAGATAACAGGATCTGTGTAGTTGTGGCATAATGAAGTAAAGTGCCAAAAAGCCAGAAGCTCATGTGAGGTCAGCTTTTCTGAACTCAAAACACTATTTTCTTTTCAAAATAGTGTAGGTGATCACATTAGAATCTCCAAAGATAATGCCTGGAATACatataaaatgtttttttttaatcaatcctAAAATCTGTTTCAAATTCTGTTATTGAATCGGAGgatagaataaatgaaaataatattGTAATTTCGCCTTTATTTCATCACAGTCTGCTATTAGTCTGGGTTTAGTTGGTGCGGTCTTAAgaataaggtactgaggtacagtcaaCACATTTAACCACGTCCCGCTTTTGCCCCGAAGAGCAAGTGACGGTTTGTCTCGGTCCACTTATTTCCAACGACTCAATTCACACTTTTCGTTAAGGACAGAGGATGGACAGTTTCTCCTCGCTCTTCAACTTCTTCCCTAAAGGATTTGAAATATTTACCTTTCTCAATTGTTGGTGAATCCGatgagattccagtatcagtcCGCTATTCCTCAATTTTCCGTCACTAACCCCTTCTCTCTTTTAAGTAATTCAGCACAATATATCACTCCGTGCTTCCTGGCTTCGCTTAATTTTGCTAATCCATCACTTCCTACTGAATATGCACATTTTATTTGATTGTCCTAGCTCTACACAgcacgtatacacacacacacacacacacacacacacacacacacacacacacacacacacacacacacacacacacacacacacacggataatTTCTTTTGCAGAAGAACTACAAACTCGAATACCATTGTATTCTAATTTTGCGAATACCCTTGTTTCAAATGCATCCTTATCAGAGCACAAAAAGCTGCGCCTACAGGACCAGGACGGAGGAAGTCGATGCAGAGGAAGAATTGAAGTGTGGTACAACGGGACGTGGGGAACGGTGTGCTCCACGGATCTTGATGCCAAATCTGGAGAAGTGATTTGCAAACAAATGAAATGTGGACCAATAAAATATATTTATCCTGGCTCATATCAATTTGGAAAAGGACTTGGACCTATATGGTTGGATGAGATTGAATGTACAGCACACGAATCGACCCTTTGGCAGTGTGAGTCACAACCGTGGGGAAAACACCAGTGTGACCATTCGCATGACGGAGGAGTTGTATGTGAGGGTAAATAAAGAGAGTCTTATATCTATTTACGTTTTACATATTTTTGTATAAAATCGTCAAAATATTTATTTTGCCAACAGAATCCAACATGACGGAAGGATTcactgaaaaagcctgcttgcaagaaaacacattctcctctttcccttcagAAGGTAACGAATTCGAAACGCCTTTGTTGAAATCAGAAAACCTTGTATAAACGTCGCtattagaaaaaaataatttcGTTCCTTTTTCCTCTCAAAGAAATTGTACCCCCATTGACTAAAATCCTGGTTTCCCGTGACCCTGTTGAGCACTGCCAAATGGGAGTGTCTTGGGAAAAATTCCATGCCCAGACGGAAGATAACTGGAGTTAACTGGAAATAATTGGGAGAATTTGTTATCTGGCAAGATTATAAATGATATGCAGGAATTGTCTTATGACCAGCTGGACGGACTTGGGAATCGGTATtacctgggaaggagggaagtgaACGATGGAAGTAATGGGGATATTCAAAGGCGAGAGACATTGCTGGTTTGATCAAAATAAATGAAGCAAATATATGTAAACAGAGGCATACATAAATGCTGTCGGGCTACTGGGCAATATAGAGAGCTGAATAAAGGCTGCGATCAATAGATAAAGATACCTATTGGGTTGGAAATATGAGAAAAGGAAACTTCAAGCCATCCTGTGTTACATTACCAAAATAACACAAGTGGTTAACTAGACAGAACATAGGACGACGTATGTTCAAAGCCCGCAATTTATGGTTGGATTGAAAGATATGCATGAGCTGTATTCGACTATTTTCTTCGCTGGTATGAACTAAAGACAGAAAAACGGTGGCTGATAGTGTCTTCGTCATGTGTTTGAGTATTTCGTGATGAGGTATGAGTTGAAGAGGAAGGTCTGTGACTTGCCTTCATTAATCGGACACTGATGGTAGGAATAAGATATGTTGCGTGGTCATTCAACGATGAATTGACTGCATAAAGTGTTTCTGGTTATGTAAGGCAATGGTTTCACATTATTTATATTGCCATTAGTCGCATTTCAAGAACCGTGTGGGGACTATAAAAGAGACGTACTCAGAGTCTGCCTGGATAAGAAAGGACGGAAACACTTCAGACTCATTCTGCGGACCTAAAATTAGTCCTAACAGATGCATAACATTAGGTGAGACAGGTCAATTGGAGAGTCTGAATCATTGTAATAAAAATACCAAATATTAACGGAGGCATTTAAGGTGACAGACGATTGCTTAAATGAAGTGTTAGAGGAAAACCTTTATTCGTAAATTAACCATGATTGTGCTTGGAACGGGCTTGGAGGAGTGATATAGAAATGTTTACAATTATCATCTTTGATAGACTTTCCGCTGGAATAGGCAAGGGTAAATATTTGAGCGATATCGATTATATGAGGCATAACTTTCAGAGTTTTGGATTAAGAACTGGTGGGCCGAGGTGCCTGTCCTTGCGTTCTATAATTAGTTCTATTTTTCCTCTGACAAACATCAGATTCCCAGGCTAATTATTAAATAAATTTTCATTTTATTCTTTCATACCTAGATGTTCCATTGCAACTTGTTGGCGGCAGTCACAGCTGCTCCGGAAGGCTTGAGGTACAAGTTAATAAAAGTTGGGGCACGGTGTGTGACGACTCTTGGGATCTGGCCGATGCCAATGTAGTCTGCAGACAACTAGGATGTGGCCTTGCTCTCTGGCCTCCCGAAGATGTTAAAATGACCCAGGTAGCCGCTGCTGTCTGGCTTGATGAAGTAAAATGCACCGGAAGTGAATCGTTTCTGTCCAGCTGTCGTTCCTCACCATTTGGTCAACACGACTGTGATCACAAAGAAGATGTCATCGTTCTTTGTTCTGGTATGCTTTGGGCTTTGTCTGACATTTCAATTTCTCTCCAACTGATTTGTGATTTTCGTAGTTAGAAATATCAAATATAAACGCCAACAGAGATGAGTTTGTTGAAACTTCTTTTCAATCTGTACACAGGTTCCAGAGTGTCTCCTATTGAACGCGACAATTCAGGTATGGATTTTGACGCTTAAATATCGCATTTATGCTGCAGATATCAGGAATTGATTATTCGTATTGCCTCACTGCTAAGTTCACAATGGATGATTTGGAAACTGTATGGGACTGTATTGTCTCGCCCATTATTTTAAGCAGGAATATGCAGAATTCTTAATAACATGAACTCCACTCCCGTTCAAACATTTTTTGTGACTCAACTTGTAGCACATTCGATCGTCTTGAGAAAGTTTTGATGTTTGCAGATAGTAAAAATTAAAGTTAAAAGGAAATTTGTTATCAGATATCCATATATCGTCATtcactgccttgagattcattttcttacggcATTCAGTGTACATACAAAGAAACATAAAAGATAATCTAAAGAAATTCTCAAAAACAAGTGCGGAAAAATAACAAACACCAAAGGGCAACGAAGTACGCAAATGGAAAACCAGAAACAATGTCAGCAAATGGATCAGTaaaaattaatactgagaacaagagttgtgtAACCCTTGAAAGAAaatataggttgtggaatctgttcaccaCTAGAATAATTGAAGTTACGCACCCTAGCAGGATCATGGCTGTTGATAGATAATGACTATTCCTGAGCCCAGTTGTGTGAACCCAAGGCTCCGGtatatccttcctgatgacaTTAGCGCTAAGAATGCATGGCCTGAATAGTATTTAGTCATCCCGCGACAGCACAGCATGAAATGTGTGCTCAAAGGCAGTATAATTGAATATTTTGGACCCGAAATAATATTCGAGATTTGGTGACGTTATGTAAGAGTGCAAGTGCTCAGGCTTATTTTTGAACCCTTAATGCACGCGTTGAGGAATAAGTATCAAGGCTATGAGGTCCCATTTCCTCTGTATTGCTCTGACTTCATAAAGACCAACATCGCTATGTGGACCTGGCCTATAAATGCATATTTGGAATGAAATCAATTGCACTACTCCTAGTTACATAAAGACCGCCAGCAGTAATAATCAGCAGCTTCCCAACATTTTCTGGATCCATTGCATGTCGTATGGGTTGACTTAATCGAGTTAGCTCACTCCACTCCCACAGCATTCTCTCCTCAGCACTCCCTCAATGTCCTACCTCACTCCCCTTCCACAGTTCCCTCCTAACCCTTGTGGCCTTACCTCCTCGCCACAGCTGAGGGGAATGTGGAAGGTGGTGGAAGAAAGGAGAGGTATGGAGGTCCAAGAGTAACACTATCTTTATAATTATTAGCTAAATCTCTGTTTGCTGATTAGAGGCGGataagagaaaaaaacacatGGATAAGTATGTTGAAATAATTTCTTCCTGGAACTGTTTTCATAAAATTAAACTCACTTCCCTtcttgctgttccaatccagcaATGCGCAGGAAAATGGAATTTGAACACGACGTTGCTTGGGGTGTTTATCCTGATTTGATACCAGGTGGCTGGAGAGAACGTTTATTGCTCTGGGAAATACTTCCGACATATCAGGCTTTATTGTGAAATAGTCCTTGTGTCTCCGCTCCGCTCTTTCTCTCATTAAATGTATAGGGACATAACTTTCAAAAATCGTGATAACTGAATATATGATTAAATTTCTTAAACATCGCTCAAAATTTCGTGGCATTGGATCTATAGTGTTTGTTTTCTGTTTATTGAAATATATGTTTTTGCGTTTCGTTTAAAGCTTTAGGAAACTGGACCCCATCTATCATGGTTACTGTCTGCATAACTCTTGGAATTATATTCATCATTGAGTTTTTAATACTGTTCACGATAACGTGGAGACGATCAGCAATCAGTGGTGAGGGCCAATTTTTACATCGATCTTTTATTGTGACGCTTTCAGTTTGTTGGTGTATTCacaaattttttttttgtgcagaAAAGACTAAATTAAATATGTTTTTTACCGCTTTAGTTCAAAATTAATTTGACTTTTGTGAGACATTTATAATAGTGGCTTTCACTGTCCCTTACAGTTCATGGATTTATGATAAATTTTCATTATGCAGTAATGGAAATTGAAGGTTAAATCTGATTTGGTAAGCGGCTGCTTCACTGTTTATTTCACTGTAATACTTCCATGCGCTGAAAATCTGGAAGTATAAGTTTTAAGAATCTGCTGTGTATCCTCGAATATTCTGATTCGGTTCTCCCAATCGAAGTAAGAGAATGCACTTACCCCATTCTTTTTCTTCTTATCATTTTATCATTGAATATTCACGATGCTTTTAAATTTCTTTGACACAGCCAAACTTTCTCTGTTAGGTGCTGGAGTGACGTGTGAATTTCCAACCTGTCTTCATCCGCTGCCATACTGATGGCATCTACATCTatctaataataatattaaactcGTCATCGATTCAAATGTGATGTGTATTCATTATGAAACAATGATCGGAAATATACTCGTTCTTCTGTACCTTTCCCTTTGTCTTTCTGATGTCAAATTTATT
Coding sequences within:
- the LOC132387333 gene encoding scavenger receptor cysteine-rich type 1 protein M130-like — its product is MKCGPIKYIYPGSYQFGKGLGPIWLDEIECTAHESTLWQCESQPWGKHQCDHSHDGGVVCEESNMTEGFTEKACLQENTFSSFPSEDVPLQLVGGSHSCSGRLEVQVNKSWGTVCDDSWDLADANVVCRQLGCGLALWPPEDVKMTQVAAAVWLDEVKCTGSESFLSSCRSSPFGQHDCDHKEDVIVLCSGSRVSPIERDNSALGNWTPSIMVTVCITLGIIFIIEFLILFTITWRRSAISGTLMSGQGLPVDFYQAIYEEIENIPPLKNFSEMQDSVTGSTHSINEVEYYTNDYIYSTCHAPQDPGEPKS